In one window of Primulina tabacum isolate GXHZ01 chromosome 8, ASM2559414v2, whole genome shotgun sequence DNA:
- the LOC142554629 gene encoding uncharacterized protein LOC142554629: protein MIVLSWNCRGLGNPKAVPVLRELIKTHTPDIIFLFETLVHAQKLEDKRIKIGYEGCFAVNREGRSGGIGVLWRKSSICQLITFSNNHVDLEILNNDTHRWRLTGFYGYPERHRRKESWRLLKTIAAASNLPWCIVGDFNDLLYTEDKKGLVEHLEWLFRGFRNTINECALQELHLQGYPFTWSRSRGKPNAVEERLDRAFGNSEWMAQFPEAQLINLVAPISDHSPLLLKTVSTGIVTQKRRFRFENKWLKEPDFQDLVQNSWDTGFNQELIPRLKLCSEFLSSWGKQHFAKFKRDINLYKQKLEQLRNFSDPGSMEEHDKIRKKMIDLLVQEEDHWRQRAKSFWLSEEDLNTKFFHSYANARKKKE, encoded by the coding sequence ATGATTGTGTTAAGTTGGAACTGCCGAGGATTGGGCAATCCTAAGGCAGTTCCTGTATTACGTGAGTTGATAAAGACTCACACTCCGGACATCATTTTCCTATTTGAAACTCTTGTTCATGCCCAAAAGCTAGAAGATAAACGTATCAAAATTGGTTATGAAGGTTGTTTTGCTGTAAACCGAGAGGGAAGAAGCGGAGGAATTGGAGTTCTGTGGCGAAAATCTTCTATCTGTCAATTGATTACATTCTCAAATAACCATGTGGATTTAGAAATTCTGAATAATGATACACATCGATGGCGATTGACTGGCTTTTATGGTTATCCAGAACGGCATAGAAGAAAAGAATCATGGCGTCTTCTCAAAACCATCGCTGCTGCATCCAATTTGCCATGGTGCATTGTTGGAGACTTCAATGATTTGTTATACACCGAGGATAAGAAAGGACTGGTGGAGCACCTCGAATGGTTGTTCAGAGGGTTTCGAAACACAATAAATGAATGTGCGCTTCAAGAACTCCATCTACAAGGCTATCCATTCACCTGGTCTCGAAGTAGAGGTAAGCCAAATGCAGTGGAGGAACGACTAGATCGTGCCTTTGGAAACTCTGAGTGGATGGCCCAATTTCCAGAGGCCCAATTGATAAACCTTGTTGCCCCTATTTCAGACCACTCACCACTACTGCTCAAAACTGTATCGACTGGAATTGTTACTCAGAAAAGAAGGTTTCGTTTTGAGAATAAATGGTTAAAGGAACCTGACTTTCAAGACTTGGTTCAAAATAGTTGGGACACAGGTTTCAATCAAGAGTTGATCCCTAGACTCAAATTATGCTCAGAATTTCTATCTTCTTGGGGGAAACAACACTTTGCTAAGTTCAAAAGAGACATAAATTTGTATAAACAGAAGCTGGAACAGCTTAGGAATTTTTCGGATCCAGGGTCAATGGAGGAACATGATAAGATAAGAAAAAAGATGATTGATCTCTTAGTACAAGAAGAAGACCATTGGCGCCAGCGAGCAAAGTCTTTTTGGCTGAGTGAGGAAGATTTGAACACAAAATTCTTCCATTCATATGCAAATGCCAGAAAGAAGAAggaataa